The following proteins come from a genomic window of Nicotiana tomentosiformis chromosome 12, ASM39032v3, whole genome shotgun sequence:
- the LOC104088786 gene encoding putative HVA22-like protein g, which translates to MIGSFLTRGLVMVFGYAYPAYECFKTVEMNKPNIQELRFWCQYWILVAVLTVCERFGDAFVSWVPMYSEAKLAFFIYLWCPKTKGTTYVYDSFFRPVVLRHETDIDRSLLELRTRAGDMALLYWQNAASYAQTRIFDILQYIASQSTPRPTQPQRQSSRGRQRTVTPPKHRSAAPTTRVQTEEQPSPASTESSSENEADAIEVLKSSQPPPVAAPAAGAAALNAQKATPTEAFVQTTKASSSSETQVVQIDQVPSLDNQGASPVEIVMEEAVRITRARSRKTQLAPNP; encoded by the exons ATGATTGGATCTTTTCTCACTAGAGGGCTTGT GATGGTCTTTGGTTATGCCTATCCTGCTTATGAGTGCTTTAAAACTGTGGAAATGAATAAACCTAATATTCAGGAACTTCGCTTTTGGTGCCAGTATTG GATCTTAGTTGCTGTATTGACAGTTTGTGAAAGGTTTGGTGATGCTTTTGTTTCATG GGTTCCAATGTACAGCGAAGCTAAGTTGGCATTCTTCATATACTTGTGGTGCCCCAAAACTAAG GGAACAACATATGTCTATGATTCCTTCTTTAGACCGGTAGTGTTAAGGCATGAGACTGATATTGATCGTAGTTTGTTGGAATTGAGGACAAGAGCAGGAGATATGGCATTGCTATACTGGCAGAATGCTGCTAGCTATGCGCAGACTAGGATTTTTGATATATTGCAATATATTGCTTCTCAGTCAACTCCTCGCCCAACTCAG CCACAGAGGCAAAGCAGTAGAGGCCGCCAGCGTACAGTAACACCACCAAAACATAGATCAGCTGCCCCAACAACACGGGTACAGACTGAAGAACAACCATCTCCTGCTTCTACtgaatcttcaagtgaaaatgaaGCAGACGCAATAGAAGTGCTGAAGTCCTCACAACCGCCTCCAGTAGCTGCCCCTGCTGCTGGTGCTGCCGCCTTAAATGCACAAAAAGCAACTCCAACTGAAGCCTTCGTTCAAACTACCAAAGCTTCGAGTTCAAGTGAAACTCAAGTGGTGCAGATTGATCAAGTGCCTTCCTTAGACAATCAAGGCGCATCTCCTGTTGAGATAGTGATGGAGGAAGCAGTTCGAATAACACGTGCCAGATCAAGGAAGACACAGCTTGCACCCAATCCTTAA
- the LOC104088800 gene encoding 5'-3' exoribonuclease 3-like isoform X1, with translation MGVPAFYRWLAEKYSMVIVDVIEEEAAVIEGIKVPVDTSKPNPNNIEYDNLYLDMNGIIHPCFHPEDRPSPTTFDEVFHCMFDYIDRLFSMVRPRKLLYMAIDGVAPRAKMNQQRSRRFRSAKDAADAAAEEEKLREEFEREGRKLPPKQASQVFDSNVITPGTQFMATLSIALQYYIHLRLNHDPGWKNVKVILSDANVPGEGEHKIMSYIRLQRNLSGYDPNTRHCLYGLDADLIMLGLATHEVHFSILREVVFTPGQQDKCFLCGQMGHLAANCEGKAKRKAGEFDEKGDVEVVAKKPFQFLNIWTLREYLEYDLRIPNPPFAIDLERIVDDFIFMCFFVGNDFLPHMPTLEIREGAINLLMAVYKKEFRSLGGYLTDASQPNLGRVESFIQAVGSYEDKIFQKRSRLHQRQSERIKRDKAQAKRGDDTAPQAEPESLVPVARFHGSRLAAGPSPSPYQQGGASKSCRPDQLGQATSSLSILDSKNEQSDTSDDKRTVVRAQKVSRLSSDATIGAAIVEAENSLEIEVSENKEELKTKLNKLLRDKNDIFNSENPEEDKVKLGAPGWKERYYEEKFSAKTPEEMEAIRKDVVIKYTEGLCWVMHYYYEGVCSWQWFYPYHYAPFASDLKDLGQLNITFELGSPFKPFNQLLGVFPAASAHALPEQYRRLMTDPTSLIIDFYPADFEVDMNGKRFSWQGIAKLPFIEEARLLTEIAKIEHSLTEEEARRNSVMCDMLFVSLSHPLSPCIFSLDDRCKQLTDNERFKVKEQLDPIARSSCSGGMNGYLSLCMGDPCPPIFRSPIEGMEDIKQNQVICAIYRLPDTHNHVARPMEGVIFPKKMVTLGDMKPDPVLWHEDTRKKPWENGRHHHPGAISGRQLGEAAHRLVANSLQKKEDRGGHGDYRRAYNGQGHGDQPASYPAAHGPPFPSFQTHRYNVHENTRPSFGHSARDVGNQPRSSGSSTVRHHYDHSYSESYVPPDVGSYSRSHPHHESGGRPVTRSRDYRSRGHHTDGMQHNGGYSYSSHATHPQHVGQVPVPPTANFHQQSGYNTSTSYEPYGAGNYNQRGAGRAPQTNQNVRGYHHPHPSGNQFSALGRGGSRRPPSSGHRR, from the exons CCTTCTCCAACAACATTTGATGAAGTGTTCCATTGCATGTTTGATTACATAGACAGGCTTTTCTCTATGGTGCGTCCTCGAAAGCTGCTATATATGGCTATTG ATGGTGTTGCTCCAAGGGCCAAAATGAACCAGCAAAGATCTAGACGTTTTAGATCAGCGAAAGATGCAGCAGATGCG GCAGCTGAGGAGGAAAAGTTGCGTGAGGAATTTGAGAGGGAGGGTAGGAAGCTTCCTCCTAAACAAGCGTCCCAAGTTTTTGATTCAAATGTAATTACTCCTGGGACTCAATTCATGGCCACATTGTCGATTGCTCTTCAATATTATATTCACCTTAGACTAAACCATGATCCAGGATGGAAAAATGTTAAG GTTATACTTTCTGATGCAAATGTCCCTGGTGAAGGTGAGCATAAAATTATGTCCTATATTCGTCTCCAAAGGAATCTTTCTGGTTATGATCCAAATACACGCCATTGTCTTTATGGTTTG GATGCAGATTTAATTATGTTGGGTTTGGCTACACATGAAGTTCACTTCTCTATACTCAGAGAG GTCGTATTTACTCCAGGCCAGCAGGATAAATGTTTCCTCTGTGGTCAAATGGGTCATTTAGCTGCAAATTGCGAAGGGAAGGCAAAACGAAAAGCAGGAGAGTTTGATGAGAAAGGAGATGTGGAGGTTGTGGCAAAAAAGCCATTCCAG TTTCTCAACATCTGGACTCTTCGGGAGTATTTGGAATATGATTTGAGAATTCCCAATCCTCCTTTTGCGATTGATTTAGAGCGTATTGTTGATGACTTCATATTTATGTGCTTCTTCGTTGGCAATGATTTTCTACCACATATGCCCACTCTGGAGATTCGCGAG GGCGCAATAAACCTGTTGATGGCTGTTTATAAGAAGGAGTTTCGGTCTTTGGGAGGGTATCTGACTGATGCAAGCCAG CCAAACCTTGGCAGGGTAGAATCTTTTATTCAGGCGGTAGGATCATATGAAGATAAGATTTTCCAAAAGAGATCTCGCTTACATCAG AGACAATCTGAAAGAATCAAGCGTGATAAGGCGCAGGCAAAAAGAGGTGATGACACTGCACCTCAAGCTGAACCTGAGTCTCTGGTTCCAGTAGCTCGATTCCATGGTTCTCGCCTAGCGGCGGGTCCTTCACCTTCTCCCTATCAACAGGGAGGAGCTTCAAAATCTTGTAGACCTGATCAACTTGGGCAGGCCACCTCCAGTCTTTCCATCCTTGACAGTAAGAATGAGCAGTCTGACACTTCTGATGATAAACGAACTGTTGTCCGTGCGCAAAAAGTATCACGTTTGAGTTCCGACGCCACGATAGGAGCTGCAATAGTTGAAGCTGAGAATAGCCTTGAAATTGAA GTTTCTGAAAACAAGGAAGAACTGAAAACAAAGCTAAACAAGTTGCTTCGTGACAAGAATGATATTTTCAATTCAGAGAATCCTGAAGAAGACAAG GTCAAACTGGGAGCACCGGGATGGAAAGAGAGATATTATGAAGAAAAATTTTCTGCAAAAACACCCGAGGAAATGGAAGCAATACGAAAAGACGTT GTGATAAAATATACAGAGGGGCTATGCTGGGTTATGCACTATTATTATGAGGGTGTTTGTTCCTGGCAGTG GTTTTATCCCTATCATTACGCACCATTTGCTTCTGATCTTAAGGATCTTGGGCAGCTGAATATCACATTTGAACTAGGTTCACCTTTCAAGCCATTCAATCAGCTGTTGGGGGTCTTCCCTGCTGCCAG TGCTCATGCTCTTCCTGAGCAGTATAGGAGATTGATGACAGACCCAACTTCGCTCATTATTGATTTTTATCCTGCCG ATTTTGAGGTGGATATGAATGGAAAACGCTTTTCTTGGCAG GGTATTGCAAAATTGCCTTTCATTGAAGAAGCGAGGCTCCTAACAGAGATTGCAAAAATTGAACATTCTTTGACG GAAGAAGAAGCACGAAGAAACAGCGTGATGTGTGATATGCTTTTTGTGTCATTATCTCATCCTTTGTCTCCATGCATTTTCTCTCTTGATGATCGCTGTAAGCAGCTTACAGACAACGAACGTTTCAAAGTCAAGGAGCAGTTGGACCCAATAGCTAG GTCTTCTTGCAGCGGTGGGATGAACGGATACCTATCCCTTTGCATGGGAGATCCTTGTCCTCCGATTTTTAGATCACCTATTGAGGGGATGGAAGATATTAAGCAAAATCAAGTCAT ATGTGCAATATACAGACTTCCAGATACTCATAACCATGTCGCTCGGCCAATGGAAGGGGTTATTTTCCCGAAGAAG ATGGTTACATTAGGTGATATGAAACCTGATCCTGTACTATGGCATGAGGATACTAGAAAGAAACCTTGGGAAAATGGACG GCACCACCACCCTGGTGCAATTTCTGGTCGTCAGCTTGGAGAAGCTGCGCATCGGCTGGTGGCTAATAGTTTGCAGAAGAAAGAAGATAGGGGTGGACATGGTGATTACAGGCGTGCATATAATGGTCAGGGGCATGGCGACCAACCAGCATCCTATCCTGCTGCACATGGTCCTCCCTTTCCTTCATTTCAAACCCATAGATATAATGTTCATGAAAACACACGGCCTAGTTTCGGCCATTCTGCTCGAGATGTTGGAAATCAACCCAGATCTTCAGGTTCCTCGACTGTACGGCATCACTACGACCATAGCTATAGCGAGTCTTATGTCCCTCCTGATGTGGGTTCTTACAGTAGGTCTCACCCTCACCATGAGAGTGGTGGGCGACCTGTCACCCGCAGTAGAGATTATCGTAGTCGTGGACATCATACAGATGGAATGCAGCATAATGGTGGATACAGTTATTCCTCGCATGCCACTCATCCTCAGCATGTAGGTCAAGTACCAGTTCCACCAACTGCTAATTTCCACCAGCAGAGTGGATATAACACTTCTACGAGCTATGAACCTTACGGGGCTGGAAACTATAACCAACGTGGTGCTGGAAGGGCCCCTCAAACCAATCAAAATGTTAGAGGATATCATCATCCACATCCTTCAGGAAATCAGTTCTCAGCTTTAGGGAGGGGAGGAAGTAGAAGGCCACCTTCTTCAGGGCATCGTCGGTAG
- the LOC104088800 gene encoding 5'-3' exoribonuclease 3-like isoform X2 produces MGVPAFYRWLAEKYSMVIVDVIEEEAAVIEGIKVPVDTSKPNPNNIEYDNLYLDMNGIIHPCFHPEDRPSPTTFDEVFHCMFDYIDRLFSMVRPRKLLYMAIDGVAPRAKMNQQRSRRFRSAKDAADAAAEEEKLREEFEREGRKLPPKQASQVFDSNVITPGTQFMATLSIALQYYIHLRLNHDPGWKNVKVILSDANVPGEGEHKIMSYIRLQRNLSGYDPNTRHCLYGLDADLIMLGLATHEVHFSILREVVFTPGQQDKCFLCGQMGHLAANCEGKAKRKAGEFDEKGDVEVVAKKPFQFLNIWTLREYLEYDLRIPNPPFAIDLERIVDDFIFMCFFVGNDFLPHMPTLEIREGAINLLMAVYKKEFRSLGGYLTDASQPNLGRVESFIQAVGSYEDKIFQKRSRLHQRQSERIKRDKAQAKRGDDTAPQAEPESLVPVARFHGSRLAAGPSPSPYQQGGASKSCRPDQLGQATSSLSILDSKNEQSDTSDDKRTVVRAQKVSRLSSDATIGAAIVEAENSLEIEVSENKEELKTKLNKLLRDKNDIFNSENPEEDKVKLGAPGWKERYYEEKFSAKTPEEMEAIRKDVVIKYTEGLCWVMHYYYEGVCSWQWFYPYHYAPFASDLKDLGQLNITFELGSPFKPFNQLLGVFPAASAHALPEQYRRLMTDPTSLIIDFYPADFEVDMNGKRFSWQGIAKLPFIEEARLLTEIAKIEHSLTEEEARRNSVMCDMLFVSLSHPLSPCIFSLDDRCKQLTDNERFKVKEQLDPIASGGMNGYLSLCMGDPCPPIFRSPIEGMEDIKQNQVICAIYRLPDTHNHVARPMEGVIFPKKMVTLGDMKPDPVLWHEDTRKKPWENGRHHHPGAISGRQLGEAAHRLVANSLQKKEDRGGHGDYRRAYNGQGHGDQPASYPAAHGPPFPSFQTHRYNVHENTRPSFGHSARDVGNQPRSSGSSTVRHHYDHSYSESYVPPDVGSYSRSHPHHESGGRPVTRSRDYRSRGHHTDGMQHNGGYSYSSHATHPQHVGQVPVPPTANFHQQSGYNTSTSYEPYGAGNYNQRGAGRAPQTNQNVRGYHHPHPSGNQFSALGRGGSRRPPSSGHRR; encoded by the exons CCTTCTCCAACAACATTTGATGAAGTGTTCCATTGCATGTTTGATTACATAGACAGGCTTTTCTCTATGGTGCGTCCTCGAAAGCTGCTATATATGGCTATTG ATGGTGTTGCTCCAAGGGCCAAAATGAACCAGCAAAGATCTAGACGTTTTAGATCAGCGAAAGATGCAGCAGATGCG GCAGCTGAGGAGGAAAAGTTGCGTGAGGAATTTGAGAGGGAGGGTAGGAAGCTTCCTCCTAAACAAGCGTCCCAAGTTTTTGATTCAAATGTAATTACTCCTGGGACTCAATTCATGGCCACATTGTCGATTGCTCTTCAATATTATATTCACCTTAGACTAAACCATGATCCAGGATGGAAAAATGTTAAG GTTATACTTTCTGATGCAAATGTCCCTGGTGAAGGTGAGCATAAAATTATGTCCTATATTCGTCTCCAAAGGAATCTTTCTGGTTATGATCCAAATACACGCCATTGTCTTTATGGTTTG GATGCAGATTTAATTATGTTGGGTTTGGCTACACATGAAGTTCACTTCTCTATACTCAGAGAG GTCGTATTTACTCCAGGCCAGCAGGATAAATGTTTCCTCTGTGGTCAAATGGGTCATTTAGCTGCAAATTGCGAAGGGAAGGCAAAACGAAAAGCAGGAGAGTTTGATGAGAAAGGAGATGTGGAGGTTGTGGCAAAAAAGCCATTCCAG TTTCTCAACATCTGGACTCTTCGGGAGTATTTGGAATATGATTTGAGAATTCCCAATCCTCCTTTTGCGATTGATTTAGAGCGTATTGTTGATGACTTCATATTTATGTGCTTCTTCGTTGGCAATGATTTTCTACCACATATGCCCACTCTGGAGATTCGCGAG GGCGCAATAAACCTGTTGATGGCTGTTTATAAGAAGGAGTTTCGGTCTTTGGGAGGGTATCTGACTGATGCAAGCCAG CCAAACCTTGGCAGGGTAGAATCTTTTATTCAGGCGGTAGGATCATATGAAGATAAGATTTTCCAAAAGAGATCTCGCTTACATCAG AGACAATCTGAAAGAATCAAGCGTGATAAGGCGCAGGCAAAAAGAGGTGATGACACTGCACCTCAAGCTGAACCTGAGTCTCTGGTTCCAGTAGCTCGATTCCATGGTTCTCGCCTAGCGGCGGGTCCTTCACCTTCTCCCTATCAACAGGGAGGAGCTTCAAAATCTTGTAGACCTGATCAACTTGGGCAGGCCACCTCCAGTCTTTCCATCCTTGACAGTAAGAATGAGCAGTCTGACACTTCTGATGATAAACGAACTGTTGTCCGTGCGCAAAAAGTATCACGTTTGAGTTCCGACGCCACGATAGGAGCTGCAATAGTTGAAGCTGAGAATAGCCTTGAAATTGAA GTTTCTGAAAACAAGGAAGAACTGAAAACAAAGCTAAACAAGTTGCTTCGTGACAAGAATGATATTTTCAATTCAGAGAATCCTGAAGAAGACAAG GTCAAACTGGGAGCACCGGGATGGAAAGAGAGATATTATGAAGAAAAATTTTCTGCAAAAACACCCGAGGAAATGGAAGCAATACGAAAAGACGTT GTGATAAAATATACAGAGGGGCTATGCTGGGTTATGCACTATTATTATGAGGGTGTTTGTTCCTGGCAGTG GTTTTATCCCTATCATTACGCACCATTTGCTTCTGATCTTAAGGATCTTGGGCAGCTGAATATCACATTTGAACTAGGTTCACCTTTCAAGCCATTCAATCAGCTGTTGGGGGTCTTCCCTGCTGCCAG TGCTCATGCTCTTCCTGAGCAGTATAGGAGATTGATGACAGACCCAACTTCGCTCATTATTGATTTTTATCCTGCCG ATTTTGAGGTGGATATGAATGGAAAACGCTTTTCTTGGCAG GGTATTGCAAAATTGCCTTTCATTGAAGAAGCGAGGCTCCTAACAGAGATTGCAAAAATTGAACATTCTTTGACG GAAGAAGAAGCACGAAGAAACAGCGTGATGTGTGATATGCTTTTTGTGTCATTATCTCATCCTTTGTCTCCATGCATTTTCTCTCTTGATGATCGCTGTAAGCAGCTTACAGACAACGAACGTTTCAAAGTCAAGGAGCAGTTGGACCCAATAGCTAG CGGTGGGATGAACGGATACCTATCCCTTTGCATGGGAGATCCTTGTCCTCCGATTTTTAGATCACCTATTGAGGGGATGGAAGATATTAAGCAAAATCAAGTCAT ATGTGCAATATACAGACTTCCAGATACTCATAACCATGTCGCTCGGCCAATGGAAGGGGTTATTTTCCCGAAGAAG ATGGTTACATTAGGTGATATGAAACCTGATCCTGTACTATGGCATGAGGATACTAGAAAGAAACCTTGGGAAAATGGACG GCACCACCACCCTGGTGCAATTTCTGGTCGTCAGCTTGGAGAAGCTGCGCATCGGCTGGTGGCTAATAGTTTGCAGAAGAAAGAAGATAGGGGTGGACATGGTGATTACAGGCGTGCATATAATGGTCAGGGGCATGGCGACCAACCAGCATCCTATCCTGCTGCACATGGTCCTCCCTTTCCTTCATTTCAAACCCATAGATATAATGTTCATGAAAACACACGGCCTAGTTTCGGCCATTCTGCTCGAGATGTTGGAAATCAACCCAGATCTTCAGGTTCCTCGACTGTACGGCATCACTACGACCATAGCTATAGCGAGTCTTATGTCCCTCCTGATGTGGGTTCTTACAGTAGGTCTCACCCTCACCATGAGAGTGGTGGGCGACCTGTCACCCGCAGTAGAGATTATCGTAGTCGTGGACATCATACAGATGGAATGCAGCATAATGGTGGATACAGTTATTCCTCGCATGCCACTCATCCTCAGCATGTAGGTCAAGTACCAGTTCCACCAACTGCTAATTTCCACCAGCAGAGTGGATATAACACTTCTACGAGCTATGAACCTTACGGGGCTGGAAACTATAACCAACGTGGTGCTGGAAGGGCCCCTCAAACCAATCAAAATGTTAGAGGATATCATCATCCACATCCTTCAGGAAATCAGTTCTCAGCTTTAGGGAGGGGAGGAAGTAGAAGGCCACCTTCTTCAGGGCATCGTCGGTAG
- the LOC104088800 gene encoding 5'-3' exoribonuclease 3-like isoform X3, producing MATLSIALQYYIHLRLNHDPGWKNVKVILSDANVPGEGEHKIMSYIRLQRNLSGYDPNTRHCLYGLDADLIMLGLATHEVHFSILREVVFTPGQQDKCFLCGQMGHLAANCEGKAKRKAGEFDEKGDVEVVAKKPFQFLNIWTLREYLEYDLRIPNPPFAIDLERIVDDFIFMCFFVGNDFLPHMPTLEIREGAINLLMAVYKKEFRSLGGYLTDASQPNLGRVESFIQAVGSYEDKIFQKRSRLHQRQSERIKRDKAQAKRGDDTAPQAEPESLVPVARFHGSRLAAGPSPSPYQQGGASKSCRPDQLGQATSSLSILDSKNEQSDTSDDKRTVVRAQKVSRLSSDATIGAAIVEAENSLEIEVSENKEELKTKLNKLLRDKNDIFNSENPEEDKVKLGAPGWKERYYEEKFSAKTPEEMEAIRKDVVIKYTEGLCWVMHYYYEGVCSWQWFYPYHYAPFASDLKDLGQLNITFELGSPFKPFNQLLGVFPAASAHALPEQYRRLMTDPTSLIIDFYPADFEVDMNGKRFSWQGIAKLPFIEEARLLTEIAKIEHSLTEEEARRNSVMCDMLFVSLSHPLSPCIFSLDDRCKQLTDNERFKVKEQLDPIARSSCSGGMNGYLSLCMGDPCPPIFRSPIEGMEDIKQNQVICAIYRLPDTHNHVARPMEGVIFPKKMVTLGDMKPDPVLWHEDTRKKPWENGRHHHPGAISGRQLGEAAHRLVANSLQKKEDRGGHGDYRRAYNGQGHGDQPASYPAAHGPPFPSFQTHRYNVHENTRPSFGHSARDVGNQPRSSGSSTVRHHYDHSYSESYVPPDVGSYSRSHPHHESGGRPVTRSRDYRSRGHHTDGMQHNGGYSYSSHATHPQHVGQVPVPPTANFHQQSGYNTSTSYEPYGAGNYNQRGAGRAPQTNQNVRGYHHPHPSGNQFSALGRGGSRRPPSSGHRR from the exons ATGGCCACATTGTCGATTGCTCTTCAATATTATATTCACCTTAGACTAAACCATGATCCAGGATGGAAAAATGTTAAG GTTATACTTTCTGATGCAAATGTCCCTGGTGAAGGTGAGCATAAAATTATGTCCTATATTCGTCTCCAAAGGAATCTTTCTGGTTATGATCCAAATACACGCCATTGTCTTTATGGTTTG GATGCAGATTTAATTATGTTGGGTTTGGCTACACATGAAGTTCACTTCTCTATACTCAGAGAG GTCGTATTTACTCCAGGCCAGCAGGATAAATGTTTCCTCTGTGGTCAAATGGGTCATTTAGCTGCAAATTGCGAAGGGAAGGCAAAACGAAAAGCAGGAGAGTTTGATGAGAAAGGAGATGTGGAGGTTGTGGCAAAAAAGCCATTCCAG TTTCTCAACATCTGGACTCTTCGGGAGTATTTGGAATATGATTTGAGAATTCCCAATCCTCCTTTTGCGATTGATTTAGAGCGTATTGTTGATGACTTCATATTTATGTGCTTCTTCGTTGGCAATGATTTTCTACCACATATGCCCACTCTGGAGATTCGCGAG GGCGCAATAAACCTGTTGATGGCTGTTTATAAGAAGGAGTTTCGGTCTTTGGGAGGGTATCTGACTGATGCAAGCCAG CCAAACCTTGGCAGGGTAGAATCTTTTATTCAGGCGGTAGGATCATATGAAGATAAGATTTTCCAAAAGAGATCTCGCTTACATCAG AGACAATCTGAAAGAATCAAGCGTGATAAGGCGCAGGCAAAAAGAGGTGATGACACTGCACCTCAAGCTGAACCTGAGTCTCTGGTTCCAGTAGCTCGATTCCATGGTTCTCGCCTAGCGGCGGGTCCTTCACCTTCTCCCTATCAACAGGGAGGAGCTTCAAAATCTTGTAGACCTGATCAACTTGGGCAGGCCACCTCCAGTCTTTCCATCCTTGACAGTAAGAATGAGCAGTCTGACACTTCTGATGATAAACGAACTGTTGTCCGTGCGCAAAAAGTATCACGTTTGAGTTCCGACGCCACGATAGGAGCTGCAATAGTTGAAGCTGAGAATAGCCTTGAAATTGAA GTTTCTGAAAACAAGGAAGAACTGAAAACAAAGCTAAACAAGTTGCTTCGTGACAAGAATGATATTTTCAATTCAGAGAATCCTGAAGAAGACAAG GTCAAACTGGGAGCACCGGGATGGAAAGAGAGATATTATGAAGAAAAATTTTCTGCAAAAACACCCGAGGAAATGGAAGCAATACGAAAAGACGTT GTGATAAAATATACAGAGGGGCTATGCTGGGTTATGCACTATTATTATGAGGGTGTTTGTTCCTGGCAGTG GTTTTATCCCTATCATTACGCACCATTTGCTTCTGATCTTAAGGATCTTGGGCAGCTGAATATCACATTTGAACTAGGTTCACCTTTCAAGCCATTCAATCAGCTGTTGGGGGTCTTCCCTGCTGCCAG TGCTCATGCTCTTCCTGAGCAGTATAGGAGATTGATGACAGACCCAACTTCGCTCATTATTGATTTTTATCCTGCCG ATTTTGAGGTGGATATGAATGGAAAACGCTTTTCTTGGCAG GGTATTGCAAAATTGCCTTTCATTGAAGAAGCGAGGCTCCTAACAGAGATTGCAAAAATTGAACATTCTTTGACG GAAGAAGAAGCACGAAGAAACAGCGTGATGTGTGATATGCTTTTTGTGTCATTATCTCATCCTTTGTCTCCATGCATTTTCTCTCTTGATGATCGCTGTAAGCAGCTTACAGACAACGAACGTTTCAAAGTCAAGGAGCAGTTGGACCCAATAGCTAG GTCTTCTTGCAGCGGTGGGATGAACGGATACCTATCCCTTTGCATGGGAGATCCTTGTCCTCCGATTTTTAGATCACCTATTGAGGGGATGGAAGATATTAAGCAAAATCAAGTCAT ATGTGCAATATACAGACTTCCAGATACTCATAACCATGTCGCTCGGCCAATGGAAGGGGTTATTTTCCCGAAGAAG ATGGTTACATTAGGTGATATGAAACCTGATCCTGTACTATGGCATGAGGATACTAGAAAGAAACCTTGGGAAAATGGACG GCACCACCACCCTGGTGCAATTTCTGGTCGTCAGCTTGGAGAAGCTGCGCATCGGCTGGTGGCTAATAGTTTGCAGAAGAAAGAAGATAGGGGTGGACATGGTGATTACAGGCGTGCATATAATGGTCAGGGGCATGGCGACCAACCAGCATCCTATCCTGCTGCACATGGTCCTCCCTTTCCTTCATTTCAAACCCATAGATATAATGTTCATGAAAACACACGGCCTAGTTTCGGCCATTCTGCTCGAGATGTTGGAAATCAACCCAGATCTTCAGGTTCCTCGACTGTACGGCATCACTACGACCATAGCTATAGCGAGTCTTATGTCCCTCCTGATGTGGGTTCTTACAGTAGGTCTCACCCTCACCATGAGAGTGGTGGGCGACCTGTCACCCGCAGTAGAGATTATCGTAGTCGTGGACATCATACAGATGGAATGCAGCATAATGGTGGATACAGTTATTCCTCGCATGCCACTCATCCTCAGCATGTAGGTCAAGTACCAGTTCCACCAACTGCTAATTTCCACCAGCAGAGTGGATATAACACTTCTACGAGCTATGAACCTTACGGGGCTGGAAACTATAACCAACGTGGTGCTGGAAGGGCCCCTCAAACCAATCAAAATGTTAGAGGATATCATCATCCACATCCTTCAGGAAATCAGTTCTCAGCTTTAGGGAGGGGAGGAAGTAGAAGGCCACCTTCTTCAGGGCATCGTCGGTAG